A single window of Nicotiana sylvestris chromosome 5, ASM39365v2, whole genome shotgun sequence DNA harbors:
- the LOC138868897 gene encoding kinetochore-associated protein DSN1-like: MHEVNFPVGKLLPAHATVQNSAAVNFLGKTFYQSCLHHYRKAIEKNFCAKKILVCGIGSDEYNRISACQSAKEIWEALQTAHEGITHVNHSKIDMLTIEYELFKMQDNEFVQEMQTRFTSIINQLHSLGETISRIKLVRKILSVLPSSWERKANAIIKAKDLQELSIDELVGNLKTYEVKKKKDSESKYPKKEKNLVLKTENNESSGEDGDMAYLTRRFKKMDQYKNNSDKASKRNLVLDRRFNRKKTVDNVARQTLAAWGDSSSEFGEGDEPSNNSMMEVESKSTEYDSIFALMSQSNDEDNDDDEVNFLDIQRNLKSYSPKKLISLANMLIDTYHSLVNDSDVLAVELGEAE, from the exons ATGCACGAAGTCAACTTTCCAGttggaaagttgctgcctgcacacgctactgtGCAGAACAGTGCTGCAGTCAACTTTTTAGGGAAGACTTTTTACCAATCTTGCTtgcatcatt ATAGAAAGGCCATAGAGAAGAACTTTTGTGCTAAGAAAATTCTGGTATGTGGTATTGGATCGGATGAATACAATAGGATATCAGCATGTCAGTCAGCTAAAGAGATCTGGGAAGCCCTGCAGACAGCTCATGAAGGAATAACACATGTCAACCACTCCAAAATCGACATGCTCACAATTGAATACGAGCTCTTCAAGATGCAAGACAATGAATTTGTCCAAGAAATGCAAACCCGGTTCACCTCCATCATTAATCAGCTTCACTCCCTTGGTGAAACTATTTCAAGAATCAAGCTGGTTAGAAAGATACTAAGCGTGCTACCTAGTTCTTGGGAAAGAAAAGCGAACGCCATTATAAAGGCAAAGGACTTGCAGGAGCTAAGTATTGATGAGCTTGTTGGCAATCTAAAAACATATGAggtgaaaaagaagaaagatagTGAAAGTAAATATCCCAAGAAGGAGAAGAACCTAGTCCTCAAAACTGAAAACAACGAGTCAAGTGGTGAAGATGGTGATATGGCATACCTAACAAGAAGATTCAAGAAGATG GATCAATACAAGAACAACTCTGACAAAGCATCCAAAAGGAATCTAGTTCTTGATAGACGCTTCAATAGAAAAAAAACCGTTGATAATGTTGCGAGACAAActcttgctgcatggggagaTTCATCAAGCGAATTTGGAGAAGGTGATGAACCAAGTAACAACTCTATGATGGAAGTAGAAAGTAAATCAACCGAGTATGATTCAATTTTTGCTTTGATGTCCCAGTCTAATGATGAAGATAACgatgatgatgaggtaaattttctAGATATTCAAAGAAATCTGAAATCTTATTCTCCAAAGAAACTCATATCTTtggcaaatatgctaatagacaCTTATCATAGTCTTGTAAATGACAGTGATGTCTTAGCAGTTGAACTAGGAGAAGCAGAATAG